From Halorientalis litorea:
CACCCGTCCACGTCGTCGAAGATGCCGACCGCCTCGCGGACCGACACGCCCCCCGAAAGCGGCGTCAGGGCGGCGAGAAAGCCGACGACGCGCTCGGGCGTGACGGCGGTGACGGCGGTGATGAGCCGCTCGTAGATACCGGCGATGAGCGCGATGGTCCCGCCGGAGACGCCGGGCACGGCGTCGGCACTCCCCATGAACAGGCCGACGAGGAAGGTACTCGCCCACTCCCGCAGCGGCGGCACCGACTCGCGGAGCGTCGGTCGACTCTCTGTCGCGTGGTCCGGCGATGACGGCATTCACCCGAGATTTCACGAACAGCGTCAAATCTCTTGGGAAACAGCGCGTGTCGGCCACCCGTCTGTCGCCGTGCCCGTGGGCTTATGCCCGACCGCTCGCACCCACAGGACATGGACGCGACCGACCTCGCCCACGACCTCGCCTCGATTCCGAGCCACGAGTCCGAGGCCGCCGTCGGCGACTTCATCGCGGACTGGCTCCGCGACCACACCGACGCGACCGTGACTCGCGACGACGCCGGGGCCGACGAGGGCCGCGGCGGCAACGTCGTTGCCCACAAAGGTAGCGGCGACCGAACGCTCGCGTTCGTCGGGCACCACGACGTGGTGCCGCCGGACGACGGACAGGTCGACGGCGACGGGTACGTCGTCGAGCGGCGTGACGGCCGCCTCCACGGCCGCGGGACGGCCGACATGAAGGGTGCCGTCGCGGCGGCGATGGTCGCGTTCGCCGAGGCGGACCCCGCGGGCGAACTCGCCTTCGCCTCGTTCGTCGGCGAGGAAGTCGGCGGCGTCGGCGCGCGTGTCGCAATCGACGACGGGTTCGCCCCCGACTACGCCATCGTGGGCGAGGGGTCGACCGGGTACTCCGCCGACGGCGTGACCGACGTGGCTATCGCCCACAAGGGGCGGCGCGGGAGCACCGTCACGGCCCGCGGCGAGGCCGCACACGCGAGCGAGGTGGACGAAGGTGAGAACGCCATCTACCGCGCCACGGACGCCGTGGCCGAGATTCG
This genomic window contains:
- a CDS encoding M20 family metallopeptidase, whose translation is MDATDLAHDLASIPSHESEAAVGDFIADWLRDHTDATVTRDDAGADEGRGGNVVAHKGSGDRTLAFVGHHDVVPPDDGQVDGDGYVVERRDGRLHGRGTADMKGAVAAAMVAFAEADPAGELAFASFVGEEVGGVGARVAIDDGFAPDYAIVGEGSTGYSADGVTDVAIAHKGRRGSTVTARGEAAHASEVDEGENAIYRATDAVAEIRDLEFPSTSVLGHDLTGSVAVTEIDGGTAMNVVPDRCAVTVDERTVPGERADVGRVETIDGVAWTADQDLPPMQCGDEAFADAVLAAADAAQDGDPEHVVKPHATDAGWLSQAGTDCVICGVAEPGEAHTAAESASLSVIERCADIYRRVAETVG